The sequence below is a genomic window from Acidimicrobiales bacterium.
GGAAGCTCAAGAGCACCGTAAGGGAAGGGCCTCCTCGCGCACTAGTAGATGTCGTAGCCCTCGGGCCGGATCGCCCCCCGTTCCTGTCCGAGGGCTCCTTCTCGCGCCCGCCGCGCGCTGTACGCAGGGCGCCGGTGCCGATCTCGGATGGCGGTGCACGCCCCCCGGTACGGTGGTGGCCTGTCCCGGCCCCGGTAGCTCAGCTGGACAGAGCGACGGACTTCTAATCCGTTGGTCGCAGGTTCGAGTCCTGCTCGGGGCGCAGTCCCAGATCCCACGACATAGGCGACATCTGTGTCAGGACACAGGAGACACCCGAGCCGAGGAGTCTCCTGTGGACATGCGGCAGTACCTGGTCGAGGCGCAGTGGCCGCCAGCTTGTCGACGGTCTCGCCGGCACGGGCCCAGTCGCCGAGCCCGAACCCGATCGGCGCACAGGTCGCGGAGCTCGTCGATCTGCTCTGTGGTCAACCGGTGCGTGACCTCGACCGAGATGGTTTCGGACGCACGTCGCGTCGCCGGTTCCATCGGCAGGACGCTGAGCATGTAGCAGCGTTCACCGACGGTGAGTCGGGTCGTCACAGCTGATCGACTATCGCGATGACGTCGACGTCGTGCTGGGCGAGTTCCAGCCAACGTCGCATGACAACCACGGGGACGGGCCCTGCGAGTGTGATCCGACCCCGCCGGTCAGGACCCACGCGGATGATCCCCACCAGGCCACCTTCGGTAGCGTGCAGGTCGTAGCATTCGAGAACGATGTCGTCGCCTGTCGATTCAGACAATGCCCCGAACTCGAATAGGTGGCCGTCAGCCTCGAAGTAATCCATCAGTGCCCGTCACTCTGGCGGAGTTTCCTCAACGTAAACGTCGAACGTTATGGAGCTCTTGGCTCGGTGAAGCACGGCGAGTGACTCGACATCCAGTTCGAACAGCGAGCCCATGCTACGGCCCTCGGCCATGACCACGAGGTCGTACTCGACATCGTCGGGCACGCCGTGGGCAAGGCGATCGAACAGCGGGGCGAGGGCCGTCACGTGGTCGTGAAACGTTCCGTCCTCGACGCCGGACTCGTATCTCCAGGTCGACAGCGTGCGGACTGGACCGTCGGGATTGCGGCTGCTCACGGGGGCACCCCGCTCCATGCAGCGAGTCGGCTCCGCGCCCACCAGAGCCGACAACTCCTTGCATGAGCGCTGTGCTGACTGGAGACGCAAGGCGGCCCGCAGGATCGTCATCGTTCTCCCTGAGTCGGAGCGGCGTCGCGCGTCTCCTTGAGGCGCGACACCACGACCGTGTAACGAGAGCTCTTCCCCTGCTTGAGCTCGTTGAGCCGTTCAGCTTCGGCGTCCGCCTTAGCTTCGGTGTAGAAGGCCGAGACGAGCGACAGGTGATCTTCGATTCGTTCTGACGTGCAGTAGTCGTCGATGCGCACGACGACAAAGATGTGGGTGATCCCGCGGCGAGGGTTCGGGGGCGTCGTCATCGGGTGTTTGTCAGGTCACTCATTCGACTCCAAGCCCTCCCTGGCCACGCGACGAACTTCCTCGGAGGGGTCGTCGACACGAAGCTCGGACAGGCGGGCTTCAATCCGGGGATCCCTCGACTCGTTCCACCAGGCCCCCAACTCGAAGACGGCGGACCACCTCACGTCCGTGTTGGGGTCATGCGACAGCTCGAGGAGGAGATCGGCGACCTCATCGAAGCGTTCGGCGCACCCGCTGAGTCCGTCCGGGACGGCGTACCGAACCCTCGGGCTCGGGTGGTGGGCCAACTCGCGGAGCTTGGCTATCGCTGCCTTCGAACCCGTATGGCCAAGCCCGAACACCAGCCACCGCATCACCTTGGGCTCGGCTTCCTCGGACAGCACCTGCAGCACCTCGGCGAGGCGCCGCTCGGCGGGCATGGTGGCCTCGGAAAGCAGCCGAGCGTGAAGCTGCCTCTCATCGACCGTGCCGTCCCGTAGAAAGCGAGCCTCGTCAAGGAGAGGCTCGAAATCGACGGCTGTCGTCAGCTGGTACAGCGCCGGGTTCGGCCCTGTGAAACCTGTTTCCTCCTCGTGCTCCTGCAGGCGCAGGGCCTCGGACAAGAGATCTCTCACCTACCCCCACCTCCACCGCGACCGCGCCTGTCGGCTCATCGAAGATGGGTGCGATCCCGCGTCAGCAGTGAGACCGCACCCATGTCGAGCTCGTGGTTGCCCGCTCAGCTTCCTCGTTCGGCGCCAAGTCGAGGACATCTTCGAGTGACGCGTCTTGGTCGACGAGATGGCCGAGCCCGACAACCGGAACGCCACGGCGTCGTCAGGATGATCGTCGGCACCACAAAGGAAGCACCAGTCGCCCTCCGGCCGAGTCACGTACAGGACGGGGCGTTGAGCGTCGAACACGTGCGTGCAGACGTAGCTCTTCGTGTGACAATTCAGCCGCCCGGGGGCCGGTCCACTCATCACGACGCACCCTAGTTTCAGGTACCTCAGATTGCGGCCACAATGGCGCGCAGCTGGTCAAGGCGTTCAGCCTGACCGATGAACGCCTTCGTTCGTCGATGCGGAGTCCTCGGGCGCGCCGGTCTCGGGCAACGTGGGGTCATACGCTGCATACCGTGTGCACGACGCTCGCCGGTATTCGGAAGACACAGATCTCGAAACGGGGACTTCCTTGGATAAGCAGCATGAACCTATAGAGACCCTCCTCAACATAGAACGAATGGGCGAGAATGGACGCTCTCTCCCCGCTCGTGAGCGTGATCTCAAATGTCCCGGCGTGGGGGCAGAGGCGTAAGTCTTCTGGCAACGGATCCGGATTCATCAATCCAATCCTAGATACTGTCGGCCCTTGCTGATCGCCCGCTCGACGACCGGATCGCCTTCGAGTTGCTTCTTCAGGTTGCGCGGCATGCCCACAAGACTCTCCGGCATCGAAGTCGTAGAGGCACTTTCCACCCGAGCGGTCCTGGAGGTGGAGCTGCCCCGGCCGTACGACCGGTGCGGGGTTCTCGGCGTCAATGCGCCACCCCTTTCCGGTTTCGAGGGTACGGCTCGTCGCCTGGGACCGCGAGCCCCGAGCATGCACGCGTTGGAACCCTCGTTGTGAACGAGGACGTCATCCTCACCCGCGCCCACGAAGTAGGTGTGGATGCCGTCGACGGTCAGATTGACGAGAGGCTCAAAATCGCGACCCTGTCATCAGCTAATTCAGCGCCGGGTTCGGCCGCGAAACCGGTTTCCTCCTCGTGTCCTGCAGGCGCACGGCCTCGGACAAGAGGTCTTTCATCTGCGTCATCCGCTCCCAGGCGTTGAGACCCGCTTCTCATCTGCGACAACTCCGAGCGGACGCTGGTGCGTCAGATCGCCGCCACGATGGCGCGCAGCCCGTCGAGGCGGTCGCCTTCGCTGATTAGCGCCTCCATCCGGGCGAAGTCCTCGGCGAGGTCTATAGCGCCGAGGAGGAGCCGTCGGACCTCTTGGTCTGGTTCGCCCTCTGGCGCGCCCTCGGGAATCGCCACCTGCACCATGAGGGTCCGTTCCTTTCGGGAGAACCGCCCGCTTCGGATGCCCTCGAACTCCGGTGTGAAGTCTCTTCCCGCTGGGACGTGGAATACAACATTCACGTTAAAAGGCGATGAATATGAGTCGCGGACCTCAGCGACTCGCCTCATGGCGTTGTCGATCGCCGTCGTCCAGGCCTTGTTGGACACGACGCCGGACACCGCTCCTATAGACAAGGCCTCCATGGACACACCATCAATGCCGGTCATGTCGCTGCTCCCGCCCACCTCTCAAAGTTCAACGGCCCCGGGTCCATTTCGACGATGATACGCTCGTAGCCGAGGATGTCGGACCGGTTTCCCGCGGTAAGGATCCTCATATTCTTGTCCTTCATAAACCCCTTGGTGTAGCGGCCAGCTGGGTTGCTGGTGATCCCGGTCTTCAGATAGTTCCCTGCCTTGTCCTCGAGGCGGTAGAGGTACGTCAGCTTGGGGCTGTTCCGGGAGTTGCCGTGGATGGGGCATGACGCCGTGTTGTGGACGAGGATGTCATCCTCTCCCACGCCGACGAAGTAGGTGGGGATGCCGTCGACCGTGAGGTTGAAGGCCCTCGTGCGGAGCGCGGATCGGACCTTGATGCCGCCGACGGGGACGAGTTCGCCCTGCGCCGTGCGCACGAGATCGCCGGTATCGAGCGCCGCCGCCTCCTGCCACTCCTCGTCGGTGGCGTTCCAGAAGGGATGGTCTTCGGTGGTGGTGACGAGGTCGTTGTCGATCTCAAGGTCGATGACGGTGTCGTCGTGCTCCCACAGGTGCGTGACACGCCGCGCTCCTCGTTCACCCGTCTCGGGGTCCTCGGCCAGCACGTCGTCGCCCACCCGGACCTCGGAGATCGCCTTGCGGGTGCCGTCGGCCATCAGGACCGACGTGGCGGCCCCGAACGAACAGGCTCCTGCGGCTTTGGCGCTCACCGTCGCCGCTCGCCGCGCTGTCGCCGCCTGTTTCGCCGCCGCCGCTGCCCTGGCCGCCGCCGCCTTGGCCGCCGCTGCCGCCTTGGCCGCCGCTGCGCCAGTCGCTCCTTCGATGGCACCTGAGATGGCGCCCTTGACGGCGGCTCGCGCCAGCCCGCGCAACGATTTGTTTTTGGCGTTCGCCATGTAGTTGGCCGCACCGAGCGCGCCGCCGATAGCTGCCCCGGCCAGGATCAGGCACCCGACGCCGCCGGTGCCGGCGCAGAAGGCGGCGGCGGCCATGCCGGTCGCGATACCGCGCACGACGCTGTTCCTGAGCAGTCCCTTGCCGAACTTGGCCGCCTTCTTGAGCAGTCCCCACCGATGGCCGTCGTCGATGAGCCCGGCCGGGTTGGCTCCCGCATACAGGTACCGGTTGCCGGTCAACGGGTCGAGGGCAAGGTCCATGTTCGCCGCCGCCGCCACGTACGAGTCGGCGCCCACGAACCGGTTGATGCCGGGATCGAGCAGGCGGGCTCCCAGGTTGTATGCACCGGTAGCCGGGTCACGCGGTGCCATCTGGAACCGCAGCCGGGAGTCCCACTGCGACGAGCCCACCTTGGTGAGGCCCTTCTTCTCCTTGCCGTAGGCGTCGTAGTTGTAGACGGCCACGACGTTCTGGGCGCCGTCGAGCTGCTGGGTCAGGTTCCCGCGGGGGTCGTCGACGTAGTACGACCGGCTGCCGTCCTTGTCCTGGGCGACCGGCTCGCCTGTCGAGTCGAGCACGTAGCGGGTCTGCACTGCCCCGACCCCGTCGGTCTCCAGTACCGCCTGCTCGGACGTGCCGTCATGGAAGAACAACGTCGTGCCGGGTGCCGCTCCGCTGTGGTCGACCCGTCGCACCATCCGCCCGAGGGCGTCGTAGGCGTACTCGACCTTCGACGCGGGCTCGGTCGCCACCACCGCGATCGGATGCGACGCCGCGTCGTAGCTGAAGGTGCGTGTGGGTTGGCTCGTCGCCGTCCTCGGCGAGTCGTCTGTCGAGACCAGCGTCGATGTCCGCGTCATTGTCTCGGCCGCCTGGTTCCCCAGGTGGTCGTAGCTGTACGTGGCCGCCTCGTTGGTGGTCGTTGTCTCGTTCTGCTCCTTGTCTTCCTCGACCTCGGTGGTCGTCCTGCGCGTCAACCGGTTCTTGGCGTAGGAGAACGTCGACTCGTCGTCCTGCAGCGTGTTGCCGCCGTCGTCGAGCGGGTACGACACCGTCTTCGCCTCGAACGGGTGCTTCGCCGCGTTGAGCCTGCCTAGCGAGTCGTAGGAGTAGGTGCCCGTCCCCGCAGTGAGCGGGTCGGGGGCGGCATCGGCCGTCAGCTTCCGCTGCGTGACCGTCTCCGACGTGCGGTTGTCGTCCTCGTCGTAGGCAATGCCCGTCCACGCCGAGAGCTGCGTCATCGTCGTGTCCTGCTTGCGGTAGATCCTCGACGCCAGCCGGTCGGACGGGTCGAAGAGCTGCTCCATGAGGACGGTGTTCGGCAACGTCGTCTGCTTCAGCAGGCCGTTCTCGAAAAAGTCGTTGGTGAAGCTGCCCAGGTTCCCCCACGGCGTCACCGTCTTCTCAAAGCCGTTGACGGTGTAGCCGTAGCTGGTGGTCAAGCCGTCTGTCGTGCGAGATGCCGGCAACCCGTCGGCCTGGTAGGCGTACGAACCGGCCTTGGTGTGGGCTACGCCGCCCGCGTCGTGGATCGTCTCGCTGTACGACGAGACCGCGTACGCCTGGTCATAGGCCAGTGACAGCGACGCCACCGGGGCACCGCCGAGTGTCGCCGACGCCGACGTCATGTTGCCGACGTTGTCGTACCCGAAGGTCGACTGGTGCGTGGGCAGGTTCAGGCCCGTCGCCGTCCTCGACAACAGCGCGCCGTCGCTGCGATAGGTCTGCTCGACGGTTCGCTCGATGCCACCGTCGTACCGGTCGTAGCGGTAGCGCTGCCTGCCCTCGGGGTCGTAGACGTAGTGGGTGGTGTGCGAGCCGTCGGACGGGTCGGTTTCCGACTCGATCTCGTTGCGCTTCGTGTACGAGTACGTAGTGGTGAGCTGCCCGCCCTGGCCTTCCGGCTGGGTGAGCGTCATCAAGTTCCCGACCGGGTCGTACGTGCGCGACGACTGGCGTCCCTGGGCATCGATGCTGCGAAGCATGCGGCCCGCCTTGTCGTACACGAAGCTCGTCACCTGGCCCTTGGCCGTCTTGGTGGAAAGCACCTCGCCGTGCAGGCTGTAGGTCATCGTCGTCGGGTTGGAGTGGCCCGACTCGGTGGTCGACGTCACCTGTCCGCGGCGGTTGTACGTGTGGGTGGTGGCGTGACGACCGGCCCCGCCCGGCGGCTGGATGGAGGAACGTACGAAGCCATCGGGCGTGTAGACGACATCGCTCCGGGTCCCGGCCTCGTCGAGCATGGCCGACACCCGGTTGTTGGGGAACCGCAAGTACGTGACCTTTTGCGTGAGGGCAGGCGCGGTCGCCGTTCCTGCGAAGGACCGCGGCTCGAAGATCTCCTTGAGCTGGCCGTCGTCGTAGTAGCCGTAGGTCGACTTCCGCAGGCCGCCGTTCACGGTGGCCGATGCCGCCTTGACCAGGTCGCGGGAGTCGTACTCCCGGGTCAGCGTCGCCCCACTGGGTGGTGTTGCCGTGACCTGGTTGTCGTTGCCGTCGTAGCCGTAGGTGGCGGTGGCGAAGGGCGTCGAGCGTGTCACGACGTTGCCTCTGGCGTCGTAGCCGACGGTCCACGTGACGCCCGTGCGGTCGACGATCGACGTGGTGCGACCGAAGGCGTCGTAGGCGAACTGCTTGGTGTGGCCCAGCGGGTCTGTGATGCGCTCCGGCTGGCCGGAGGCGTGATAGCTCCCGTACGTCGTGGTGTTGCCCTTGGGGTCTGTCGCCGAGGCCAGTCGACCGCCCGGGTGGTACGTGAAGGTGGTGACGGTCCCGTCGGGCGCCGTCGTCGACATGAGGTTGCCCTGTTCGGACAAGCCGAACTTTATGACCCGTTCGTCGTGGGTGCCTGCTGCCACCCGGGCTTCCACCATGTCGGCCACGCCGGGCGCCACGTCGCGGTAGGTGAGCGTGGTGGTGATTGGCTCGTCGCCCGCACCACTCTCGCGTTTCATCACGATCTGGCCGTTGGCGTTGTAGAGGTAGTCGGCCGAGTTGCCTGCTGCGTCGGTCTCGGAGACGACTCGGTTGTTCTCCCACAGGTAGCTGCGCTGGTTGCGCGCCGTGTCGCCTGCGTCCAGGTGGGAGATGAGGTTGCCTGCCGCCGACGAGGTGTAGACCTCGGTGGCTCCTTCGGGGTCTGTGATGCAGGTGGCCACCACCGCCTGCGGGTCACCGGGCTGGCACGAGCTGGTGTTGTAGGTGACGTTCCACTCCTTGCCCGCCCGGTCGGTCACCTTGCGCAACATGCCGCCCGACACCGACAGGTTGGTGGTCGCGCCCCGCCCGTCTGTGACCCCCGCCAGGCCGTCGCCGCTGTACGCGTAGCTGGTGGTGCGTCCCGCCGCTGTGATCGAGTCGAGCCGCCCGCTCCACGTGTTGACGTTGTATGTGACGGTGGTCCCGGCATACGAGGCCGATGCCAGGTAGTCGCCGCTCCACGCGAACGACATCGTGCGACCGGCGGGGTCTGTGATCCCCGACAACCGCCCTGCCGCATAGGTGAACGTGAGCGTGTTGCCGTTGCGGTCGGTGACCGACCGCAGGGTGTAGCCCGAGTTCCCCACCCCCGCGGGGTGGAACTCGTAGGTCACGCCATCGGGCCGCGTGGCCTTGTAACGGCGCTCGACGCCGACGAGGTAGTCGGTCAGCGTCAGGTCGACGCCAGGAGGCGAGTGCCACCCGGGCCCGGCCAGCCCGCCCTTGATGAAGTGGTGCCTGGTGCCGTCGGAGTCGAAGAAGTCGAACTGGTCCTCGGTGACCACCACTTCGAGGATCTGGCCCACGTCGGCCGACAGGACGGCCGAGACCACCGCGCCCAGGAAGTCGGCGGAATCGCCGTCGGCCACGCCGAGCCGCCAGCCGCGGCCCAACGGGCCCTCGCCTTGGTCCTTCTGCGAGTTGTAGGTGTGCGTGAGCCGCATGTTGAGGCCCTGGCCCGGCACGTTCAGGTCGGTCCCCTGCACCACCAGGTTGCCGTTCGACA
It includes:
- a CDS encoding HEAT repeat domain-containing protein, yielding MSEALRLQEHEEETGFTGPNPALYQLTTAVDFEPLLDEARFLRDGTVDERQLHARLLSEATMPAERRLAEVLQVLSEEAEPKVMRWLVFGLGHTGSKAAIAKLRELAHHPSPRVRYAVPDGLSGCAERFDEVADLLLELSHDPNTDVRWSAVFELGAWWNESRDPRIEARLSELRVDDPSEEVRRVAREGLESNE